In the genome of Podospora pseudocomata strain CBS 415.72m chromosome 2 map unlocalized CBS415.72m_2.2, whole genome shotgun sequence, one region contains:
- a CDS encoding uncharacterized protein (EggNog:ENOG503P1R1; COG:S) translates to MTSIPILRTCFVSACAYTLLYQRDSRLLNAHKAVVVARRTTRYTAPRHRLLRRRRAAWSAFDPEFSSLRKPSQQHSFIAPDSLIIENKQPPPPPPPAAAQNTEPPRPRTPVTPKNQQHPYYMDQMISPRRSLDDTMAGQGTPNNLRRHVANRGIGSRGSSQDDTRPRTIPDDLLSSPSSPFGGFSGGRSSRSTSSASRTTNRLSLTLPIAPPSAFPSRPVPASTTAATFPPTPLDTPSSIMSPVEGIDFITAIAAQERRVMELREELDRAEAELARLKEEFTLHEGYKKRPANRRNHEALRSLNSPADCHDEVAIRRSIELDRRKTLLGQQHQQQQPTPEKSRRRVFTGSHARKLSLLSPTKPGEGFSIHEDGPNHLKLDYDPHGVHNYAPVTPSYLAKRASWAPRTTPQPTSVKQIAQDLKSGIWTFMEDIRQATVGDEPITGQGVYLRDNTGNMRQTKVERMLLFDSSDQQDTIRPAPNPRPKVSSAFDDLATMDPIPTTAQEEEFKPPPLPLRRSKTEAAKPTKRFSWTPLTADSVDDNDWSNWNSSPPTGGGVSSPRWSGTTVNGDIMPSDPTSPKRGGEEEEEEEEEETKTKSSKSRLNSGGNNKRNGSSPNGTGKLEELLPPVLNKLTPSNIKKMGSEFMKEWERSLSPPEQQRQQGGKEKGI, encoded by the exons atgacctccatccccatcctccgaACTTGCTTCGTTTCGGCTTGCGCCTACACTCTTTTATACCAACGCGACAGCCGCCTGCTGAACGCTCACAaggccgtcgtcgtcgccagaAGAACGACTCGCTACACCGctccccgccaccgcctTCTTCGACGCCGCAGAGCTGCTTGGTCGGCCTTTGATCCTGAATTCTCCTCCTTGCGCAAGCCGTCACAACAACACTCGTTTATCGCCCCCGACTCCCTTATCATtgaaaacaaacaaccaccaccaccaccaccaccagcagcagcacagaACACCGAACCACCCCGCCCAAGAACACCCGTCACGCCAAAGAACCAACAGCACCCTTACTACATGGATCAGATGATTTCACCTAGAAGAAGCCTGGACGATACAATGGCAGGACAAGGAACACCAAACAATCTACGGCGGCACGTCGCCAATCGAGGAATTGGAAGCCGAGGAAGCAGTCAAGACGACACACGACCTCGAACAATCCCCGATGATCTTCTCAGCTCGCCCAGTTCCCCCTTTGGTGGGTTCAGCGGGGGTCGCTCCTCACgatccacctcctcagcctccagAACCACCAACAGATTATCCCTGACCCTACCCATCGCACCACCAAGTGCCTTCCCCTCCCGACCCGTCCcagcatccaccaccgcagcgaCCtttcccccaacaccattagacaccccctcctccatcatgtCCCCGGTGGAGGGAATCGACTTCATCACCGCGATAGCAGCGCAGGAGAGGCGAGTAATGGAGCTGAGGGAAGAGCTGGACCGTgccgaggccgagctggCGAGGTTAAAAGAGGAGTTTACCCTACACGAGGGATACAAGAAGAGACCAGCTAACAGGCGAAACCACGAAGCGTTGCGATCGTTAAACTCGCCGGCGGATTGTCACGACGAGGTTGCCATCCGGAGGAGCATTGAGCTGGACAGGAGGAAGACGTTGctggggcagcagcaccaacaacagcaacctaCACCGGAAAAGAGCCGGCGACGGGTATTCACTGGTAGTCACGCGAGGAAACTCTCGCTGCTATCACCGACAAAACCGGGCGAGGGCTTCTCCATACATGAAGACGGGCCGAACCATCTGAAACTGGACTACGATCCACATGGTGTTCATAACTATGCTCCTGTTACTCCGAGCTACCTCGCCAAACGCGCCTCCTGGGCACCGAGGACTACACCCCAGCCTACAAGCGTTAAGCAGATTGCCCAGGACCTCAAATCAGGTATCTGGACCTTCATGGAAGACATCCGCCAAGCGACGGTGGGCGACGAACCCATCACCGGACAGGGCGTCTACCTCCGCGACAACACGGGCAACATGCGCCAGACGAAAGTGGAGAGGATGCTCCTTTTTGACAGCAGCGACCAGCAAGACACCATCCGGCCCGCACCCAATCCTCGACCAAAGGTTTCGTCGGCGTTTGATGATTTGGCGACAATGGACCCTATCCCTACTACTGCCCAGGAAGAGGAGTttaaaccaccaccactccccctcaGGAGATCAAAGACGGAAGCGGCAAAACCAACAAAGAGGTTCTCGTGGACGCCGCTGACGGCCGACTCGGTGGATGATAATGACTGGTCGAATTGGAATAGCAGCCCGCcgacgggtggtggtgtgtcgAGTCCGCGGTGGAGCGGGACGACGGTGAATGGGGATATTATGCCTAGTGATCCGACCTCGCCGaagaggggaggtgaggaggaagaggaagaggaagaggaagagac GAAAACCAAAAGCTCGAAATCGAGACTGAACAGCGgcggcaacaacaagaggAACGGCTCATCCCCCAACGGCACCGGGAAATTGGAGGAGTTGCTCCCGCCTGTACTCAACAAGCTCACTCCGTCCAATATCAAGAAGATGGGGAGTGAGTTTATGAAGGAATGGGAACGGAGTTTGAGCCCGCccgagcagcagcggcagcaggggggaaaggagaaggggattTAG
- the VMA1 gene encoding H(+)-transporting V1 sector ATPase subunit A (EggNog:ENOG503Q3J7; COG:C; BUSCO:EOG09261225): MQAGLGLGLRPRLKARPSLVDLLVRAASTQQQASSPPPPAGNDAPSGPGSRQEELLRPGAPTATAAALLILDQAANLPLPSSPETPRINTPASVPPSSASISNIPTLVITSESPPPSPLPAPTAIVAPPPKPSMAPSKADGQDGVHSGKIYSVSGPVVVAEDMIGVAMYELVKVGHDQLVGEVIRINGDQATIQVYEETAGVMVGDPVLRTGKPLSVELGPGLLNNIYDGIQRPLEKISQVSQSIYIPRGIAAPALDRGKKWEFTPTKKVGDHIAGGDVWGTVYENSFITVHKILLPPRARGTITRIAEKGSYTVEEKILEVEFDGKKTEYPMMQTWPVRVPRPTTEKHSANQPFLVGQRVLDALFPSVQGGTVAIPGAFGCGKTVISQSVSKFSNSDVIVYVGCGERGNEMAEVLKDFPSLKIEVDGRMEPIMKRTTLIANTSNMPVAAREASIYTGITVAEYFRDQGMDVAMMADSSSRWAEALREISGRLGEMPADQGFPAYLSAKLASFYERAGKVQALGSPDRDGSVSIVGAVSPPGGDFSDPVTSATLGIVQVFWGLDKKLAQRKHFPSINTSLSYSKYTMTLDKWYEKEYPDFPRLRDRIKQLLSDSEELDQVVQLVGKSALSDPDKITLDMATLIKEDFLQQNGYSKYDQFCPIWKTEWMMKLMMGFHDEAQKAIASGQSWAKVRDATQDLQGELRRLKFEIPDEGQEKICKKYEAIQQAMLDKFASVIDE, translated from the exons ATGCAGGCGGGACTGGGATTGGGACTGCGCCCGCGGTTGAAGGCGCGGCCGTCGCTGGTTGACTTGTTGGTTAGAGCTGCTAGCACACAGCAGCAAGCGTCatcgcctccaccgccggctGGCAACGACGCTCCCTCAGGCCCCGGGTCCCGCCAAGAGGAGCTCCTCCGACCGGGAGCTCCAACTGCAACTGCAGCGGCGCTGCTGATTCTCGACCAAGCTGCGAACCTCCCACTTCCTAGCTCGCCAGAAACACCACGCATCAACACGCCCGCATCCGTCCCGCCATCGTCGGCCTCTATTTCGAATATACCTACGCTCGTCATTACTTCTGAATCCCCTCCgccatctcccctccccgcgcCTACAGCAATTGTTGCTCCACCCCCGAAGCCCAGCATGGCCCCC TCCAAAGCAGATGGCCAGGATGGAGTGCACAGCG GCAAAATCTACTCGGTGTCTGG CCCCGTCGTTGTCGCCGAGGACATGATTGGTGTTGCTATGTATGAGTTG GTCAAAGTTGGTCACGATCAGCTCGTTGGTGAAGTCATTCGTATCAATGGCGACCAAGCGACCATCCAGGTGTACGAGGAAACAG CCGGTGTCATGGTTGGCGACCCCGTGCTCCGAACCGGCAAGCCCCTCTCCGTCGAACTCGGTCCCGGTCTCTTGAACAATATCTACGATGGTATCCAGCGCCCACTTGAAAAGATCTCGCAGGTCTCCCAGAGCATTTATATCCCCAGAGGCATTGCCGCTCCTGCCCTCGACCGCGGAAAGAAGTGGGAGTTTACCCCAACCAAGAAGGTCGGCGACCACATCGCCGGTGGTGACGTATGGGGTACCGTTTACGAAAACTCGTTCATTACCGTCCACAAAATTCTCTTGCCTCCCAGGGCTCGCGGTACCATCACGAGGATCGCCGAGAAGGGCAGCTACACAGTCGAGGAGAAGATCCTGGAGGTCGAGTTCGACGGCAAGAAGACTGAGTACCCCATGATGCAGACCTGGCCAGTACGTGTGCCGCGCCCAACCACGGAGAAGCACTCTGCCAATCAGCCCTTCCTGGTCGGTCAGCGTGTGCTCGACGCTCTGTTCCCTTCGGTCCAGGGTGGTACCGTCGCCATTCCCGGTGCTTTCGGCTGTGGCAAGACTGTCATTTCCCAGTCCGTCTCCAAGTTCTCCAACAGCGATGTCATTGTGTACGTCGGCTGTGGTGAGCGTGGTAACGAGATGGCCGAAGTCTTGAAGGATTTCCCATCGCTAAAGATTGAGGTCGATGGCCGCATGGAGCCTATCATGAAGCGCACAACTCTTATTGCCAACACGTCCAACATGCCCGTCGCTGCCCGTGAAGCGTCCATCTACACCGGCATCACAGTGGCCGAGTACTTCAGAGATCAGGGCATGGACGTCGCCATGATGGCTGACTCGTCTTCCCGCTGGGCTGAGGCTCTGAGAGAAATTTCCGGCCGTCTCGGTGAAATGCCCGCTGATCAAGGTTTCCCCGCCTACCTCTCTGCCAAGTTGGCCTCGTTCTACGAACGTGCCGGAAAGGTCCAGGCGCTGGGCAGTCCCGACCGCGATGGCAGTGTCAGCATTGTCGGTGCCGTGTCACCACCCGGTGGTGATTTCTCCGATCCTGTTACATCTGCCACGCTCGGTATCGTGCAGGTCTTCTGGGGTTTGGACAAGAAGCTTGCGCAGCGCAAGCATTTCCCTTCGATCAACACCTCGCTCAGTTACAGCAAGTACACCATGACGCTCGACAAGTGGTACGAGAAGGAGTACCCCGACTTCCCTCGCCTGCGCGACCGTATCAAGCAGCTTCTTTCCGACAGTGAAGAGCTCGACCAGGTCGTCCAGCTGGTCGGCAAGTCTGCGCTGTCTGACCCTGACAAGATCACCTTGGATATGGCTACCCTCATCAAGGAGGATTTCCTCCAGCAGAACGGTTACTCCAAGTATGACCAGTTCTGCCCCATCTGGAAGACGGAGTGGATGATGAAGCTCATGATGGGATTCCACGATGAGGCGCAAAAGGCGATCGCCTCTGGCCAGAGCTGGGCCAAGGTGCGCGATGCCACCCAGGACCTCCAGGGCGAGCTGCGCAGACTCAAGTTTGAGATTCCAGATGAGGGACAGGAGAAGATTTGCAAGAAG TACGAGGCGATACAACAAGCCATGCTTGACAAGTTTGCTTCCGTGATTGACGAGTAA
- the GCV3 gene encoding glycine cleavage system H-protein subunit (EggNog:ENOG503P4M7; COG:E; BUSCO:EOG09264SUZ), translating into MASISRCLRAARPSAFAAVRSSASRTVAARPFSVTASNEIRKYTKEHEWIDLAADKKTGVIGISEYAAKALGDLVYVELPEEGRTVNKGDAIGAVESVKSAADINAPVSCKITQINLVLEEKPGNLNQVPEDDSHGGGWIAKVQVDEQGLQDFETLMDSEQYNEFTANEDH; encoded by the exons ATGGCCTCCATTTCCCGGTGCCTAAGGGCTGCCCGCCCATCAGCCTTCGCTGCCGTGAGGAGCTCTGCTTCCCGCACCGTTGCTGCCCGCCCATTTTCCGTCACCGCATCCA ACGAGATCAGGAAATACACCAAGGAGCACGAATGGATTGacctcgccgccgacaagAAGACCGGCGTCATCGGCATCAGCGAGTACGCCGCCAAGGCCCTCGGTGACCTCGTCTACGTCGAGCTCCCAGAGGAGGGCAGAACCGTCAACAAGGGCGATGCTATCGGTGCCGTTGAGTCGGTTAAGAGTGCCGCCGACATCAACGCCCCCGTGAGCTGCAAGATCACCCAGATCAACCTCGTGCTCGAGGAGAAGCCtggcaacctcaaccagGTCCCTGAGGATGACTcccacggcggcggctggaTCGCCAAGGTCCAGGTTGACGAGCAGGGCCTCCAGGACTTTGAGACCCTGATGGACTCTGAGCAGTACAACGAGTTTACTGCCAACGAGGACCACTAA
- the RAD9 gene encoding radiation sensitive protein rad9 (EggNog:ENOG503NZ60; COG:L), producing the protein MPSKTLRGAEKKALEGENESQDTLEVFNRLVQGYGVGIASSSPPPPDLSTTLPPSKPGVQKDVGRFKKPPSFNTRGTTRAGNNNSQSRRQHRSGVERAPSQGSQTRQTPGSDGLDTQITDIPAPNQINVARRDKMDSQKSTQSNNGRSYDQYCRSPSPSMSTRTREQAIVEEENAGAVQFDLDKIPQETPYHGSNLPHDSGFVDYGTSRLPKHASHQSILSSPRPPETPAAPHNPFRQGLSQLLPPSQMFQSTQFSSAVKVASPTSSRPSPAEFPHPGSLTGPALSSPLKDRGLRSSSVPNPPSSPQILPGRKSSNLENRPSSPIPSASNGNKAAIEAPQSELLPRRRAAPEPMAAYEPIRKSQERRGSSEVRSDPPVFEKDDDDDEELLRRRRAQSKKNAALKSLTAISVPRSAKTKMAEVEVPLTSSEKQTTKAEAYLAQCHGTEAQDSSPDEETIKDSQAKNLPSGPKQPAIVDDDATQSDNGDMEGPVVDLTPVAEPELPAVRSRRSARSGHPAEPPGLAPATSIIPETSPTRVRMEAGVVEEPTHQPAAPELEPALPHSTPPAPNTRSRRAIPDPHHPSSSDLTSIASTPSIYTDSTRASVSERSPLEASMAGNFSAVSTRLNRRQARERVAKPKGSRESLRQSVRLQSRRGSGSTDELALPLPTTPAFEDSLGVSRLNIASASRSTFRAACASIKSPFGQPTSGLFSNMAFAISFQSKKPGETNDQYKKRMDDSTTLQKRIAQAGGRMLPNGFDELFEVSPGRSLTSTPVTSPGKGQTSAEIQLTPAGYATGFTALIADGHSRKVKYMQALALGLPCIAPRWVTMCLDRGELVDWSPFLLCAGQSAFLDNAIRSRSLAPYDAATARLADVVAQRPKLLQGSRMLAVVKKSVQSKKMPYVFLAQVLGVSLTRVYTVDEARVAVKAAEEAGQVFDWVYVDGKSVEQALFSAPCSTGQKKKRKRGSMAAPEVVTGDGGEPPLKRIRTLDDELVIQSLILGRLIEEGEMEQ; encoded by the exons ATGCCATCCAAGACACTGCGAGGAGCCGAGAAAAAGGCGCTGGAAGGGGAAAATGAGTCTCAGGACACTCTGGAGGTTTTTAACCGCTTGGTGCAAGGCTACGGTGTTGGCATT GCAAGCagctcacctccaccaccagacctCAGCACCACGCTGCCTCCAAGCAAGCCTGGTGTTCAGAAAG ACGTTGGCCGCTTCAAAAAGCCACCATCCTTCAAC ACGCGGGGGACGACGCGTGcaggcaacaacaactcaCAATCTCGTCGTCAACATCGTTCCGGTGTGGAAAGGGCACCATCACAGGGGTCACAAACCCGCCAGACTCCTGGCAGCGATGGCCTAGACACTCAGATAACAGACATCCCTGCCCCAAACCAGATCAACGTTGCGCGCCGAGACAAGATGGACTCGCAAAAGTCGACACAGTCCAACAATGGTCGAAGCTATGACCAGTACTGTCGTTCGCCATCTCCCAGCATGAGCACTCGGACTCGAGAACAAGCGAttgtggaggaagagaatgCAGGGGCGGTGCAGTTTGATCTTGATAAAATTCCCCAGGAAACGCCCTATCATGGTTCCAATCTGCCACACGACTCGGGCTTCGTTGACTATGGTACAAGTCGTCTTCCCAAACATGCATCTCACCAGTCCATCTTATCGTCGCCTCGCCCGCCAGAGACACCGGCTGCTCCACATAACCCGTTTCGACAAGGACTCTCTCAGCTACTTCCCCCGTCCCAAATGTTTCAGTCGACCCAGTTTTCATCGGCCGTCAAGGTGGCCAGCCCAACTTCCTCACGACCATCGCCGGCAGAGTTCCCTCACCCAGGATCACTTACCGGCCCAGCTCTGTCATCCCCACTCAAGGATCGAGGTCTTCGGTCGTCTTCTGTCCCGAACCCGCCATCAAGCCCACAGATTCTTCCAGGGAGAAAGTCATCCAACCTGGAAAATCGACCCAGCAGTCCCATTCCTAGCGCCTCGAATGGAAACAAAGCTGCTATTGAAGCGCCGCAATCTGAGTTGCTCCCAAGGCGAAGAGCAGCCCCGGAGCCAATGGCCGCTTATGAGCCTATTCGCAAGTCCCAAGAAAGACGTGGCTCCTCGGAAGTGCGGTCAGACCCTCCTGTATTCGAaaaggacgatgatgatgacgaggagctACTTCGACGTCGAAGGGCACAGAGCAAAAAGAATGCTGCGCTCAAGTCACTAACCGCCATCAGTGTACCGCGTTCagcgaagacgaagatggCAGAAGTCGAAGTGCCATTGACGAGCAGTGAGAAACAAACGACAAAGGCGGAGGCATATCTTGCCCAGTGCCACGGCACCGAGGCTCAAGATTCTTCACCGGATGAAGAGACCATCAAGGACTCCCAAGCTAAGAACTTGCCATCTGGACCGAAACAGCCCGCTATTGTTGACGACGATGCAACCCAGTCTGACAACGGGGATATGGAAGGGCCAGTGGTAGATTTGACGCCAGTAGCAGAGCCCGAACTTCCAGCAGTGCGTTCAAGGCGGTCAGCTCGTTCAGGCCATCCTGCTGAGCCCCCAGGTCTAGCTCCAGCTACATCCATAATTCCGGAAACGAGTCCTACACGAGTTAGAATGGAAGCCGGTGTGGTAGAGGAGCCAACCCATCAGCCGGCTGCCCCAGAACTGGAGCCGGCCTTGCCTCACTCGACCCCCCCGGCGCCCAATACAAGATCCAGAAGGGCAATTCCtgaccctcatcacccttcAAGCTCAGACCTCACCTCCATCGCCTCAACCCCCAGTATCTACACAGACTCTACTAGAGCATCTGTGTCTGAGCGCTCGCCTCTCGAGGCTTCAATGGCTGGCAACTTCTCAGCGGTTTCTACGAGACTGAACCGGAGACAAGCCCGTGAGAGAGTTGCAAAGCCGAAAGGCTCAAGAGAGAGTCTGAGGCAATCTGTGAGGTTGCAGAGCAGGAGGGGCTCAGGTTCAACAGACGAGCTCGCTCTGCCCCTGCCGACAACGCCGGCTTTTGAGGATAGCTTGGGCGTCTCCCGTCTCAATATTGCTTCGGCATCTCGGTCTACTTTTCGAGCTGCCTGCGCGAGCATCAAATCGCCCTTCGGCCAGCCTACTTCGGGATTGTTCAGCAATATGGCTTTTGCCATTTCTTTTCAATCGAAGAAGCCAGGTGAAACCAATGATCAGTACAAGAAGCGCATGGACGATTCAACCACCCTTCAGAAGCGTATTGCGCAAGCTGGGGGCAGGATGCTTCCAAATGGATTCGATGAGCTCTTTGAGGTTTCACCCGGGAGATCACTCACGTCAACCCCGGTCACTAGTCCTGGGAAGGGCCAGACGTCGGCTGAGATCCAACTCACTCCTGCTGGGTATGCCACCGGATTTACGGCGTTGATTGCTGATGGGCACTCTCGCAAGGTGAAGTACATGCAGGCTTTGGCGTTGGGGCTGCCGTGTATTGCTCCGCGTTGGGTGACGATGTGTCTAGACaggggggagctggtggactGGTCGCCTTTTCTCTTGTGCGCTGGACAGTCGGCTTTTTTGGATAATGCCATCAGGTCGAGGAGTTTGGCTCCTTATGACGCCGCGACGGCTAGGTTGGCGGATGTGGTTGCCCAGCGCCCGAAACTGCTGCAGGGGAGCAGGATGCTGGCCGTGGTGAAGAAGTCGGTCCAGTCGAAGAAGATGCCGTATGTGTTTCTGGCGCAGGTGCTGGGGGTTTCGTTGACGAGGGTGTATACTGTTGACGAGGCCAGGGTGGCGGTGAAGgctgcggaggaggcggggcaGGTGTTTGACTGGGTTTATGTTGATGGGAAGTCGGTCGAGCAGGCGTTGTTTTCTGCTCCTTGTTCGAcggggcagaagaagaagaggaagagggggtcgATGGCGGCgccggaggtggtgacgggggatggtggtgagccGCCGTTGAAGAGGATTAGGACgttggatgatgagttgGTGATTCAGAGtttgattttggggaggttgattgaggagggggaaatggAACAGTGA
- the TEM1 gene encoding Ras GTPase tem1 (COG:U; EggNog:ENOG503NYD0; BUSCO:EOG092644X6), whose amino-acid sequence MNPPTAFYQEPSNQPEGSPAQFPIADPNTMEQDHAAAHPYSDSALTPTPTYNQAPVELQDDSMAGMEDTVQPTNDYGASDLNGFHDRHHAQSSSGEQHGLGIANSPHVNDNTDPDSTARYGNQPLQQPSLSRPPSGLSGQAPTASSSNGQGVAGDVQNNGRNHVVIKVGMVGDAQIGKTSLMVKYVEGSWDEDYIQTLGVNFMEKTISIRNTEITFSIWDLGGQREFVNMLPLVCNDAVAILFMFDLTRKSTLNSIKEWYRQGRGFNKTAIPVLVGTKYDHFVNLSREEQEEISTQARRFAKAMRAALIFSSTSHSINVQKIFKIVLSKAFDLKCTIPEISNVGEPLLLYQSV is encoded by the exons ATGAACCCCCCTACCGCCTTCTACCAGGAACCCTCCAACCAGCCCGAGGGATCCCCAGCTCAATTCCCCATCGCCGACCCCAACACCATGGAGCAAGATCATGCTGCCGCTCACCCTTACTCAGACTCTGCTCTGACTCCCACCCCTACCTACAACCAAGCCCCAGTCGAGCTGCAGGATGACTCTATGGCCGGAATGGAGGACACAGTTCAGCCTACAAACGACTATGGCGCCTCAGATCTCAATGGCTTCCACGATCGACACCATGCTCAGTCATCCTCTGGCGAACAACATGGTCTCGGAATTGCCAACTCGCCCCATGTGAATGACAACACCGATCCCGACTCGACCGCTCGGTACGGAAACCAGCCATTGCAGCAACCTTCCCTTTCTCGACCCCCATCCGGCCTCTCGGGACAAGCGCCAactgccagcagcagcaatggaCAAGGGGTGGCCGGTGATGTGCAGAATAATGGCCGCAACCACGTGGTCATCAAGGTTGGCATGGTTGGCGATGCCCAGATTGGCAAGACAAGTCTCATGGTCAAATACGTCGAGGGGTCCTGGGACGAGGACTACATCCAGACTCTGGGTGTCAACTTTATGGAAAAGACAATCAGCATCCGAAACACCGAGATTACCTTCAGCATCTGGGATTTGGGTGGTCAGCGCGAATTTGTCAACATGCTGCCACTGGTGTGCAATGATGCCGTGGCCATCCTGTTCATGTTTGATTTGACTCGCAAGAGCACGTTGAACAGCATCAAGGAGTGGTATCGCCAGGGACGCGGCTTCAACAAGACGGCCATCCCTGTTCTCGTGGGCACAAAGTACGACCACTTTGTGAACTTGTCACgcgaggagcaggaggagataTCGACTCAG GCCCGTCGTTTTGCAAAGGCCATGCGTGCTGCATTGATCTTTAGCAGCACAAGTCACAGTATCAACGTTCAAAAG ATCTTCAAGATTGTGCTCTCCAAAGCTTTTGATCTGAAGTGCACCATTCCTGAGATCAGCAATGTCGGGGAGCCATTGCTGCTCTACCAGTCCGTCTAA
- a CDS encoding uncharacterized protein (EggNog:ENOG503PWRT; COG:S), whose product MTKMLSLVLLFASLSRAQDNTPLPLPSPTSTTSVTVPWSSIPVPPAATGTVWSSTSAPTSAPAASGGSGAATGQGAVCGKGFTYCGYILRDHQGFAEADIVKSYCSASKENCLDGKTKTDPIQALYVCVPPDNSTTTLSLTSNISPNSNPYANSDDGSSSHYSFLRSLFSGFGSNNNKLHPRGFNNKKRQAPIAGAGGGSSCSLTDTPGNKIELLCSCGGTCLNPDKDHIGRCDAPCN is encoded by the exons ATGACCAAGATGTTGTCACTCGTCTTACTGTTCGCTTCTTTGTCTCGGGCACAGGATAACactcctcttcctttgcCCTCGCCGACTTCGACGACGTCTGTTACGGTGCCGTGGTCGAGCATCCCCGTGCCTCCGGCGGCGACAGGAACGGTGTGGTCTTCTACTTCGGCACCTACATCTGCTCCTGCGGCCTCCGGCGGTAGCGGTGCCGCCACTGGTCAGGGGGCGGTTTGTGGGAAAGGGTTTACGTATTGTGGGTATATCTTGAGGGATCATCAAG GCTTCGCCGAAGCAGACATAGTAAAATCCTACTGCTCCGCCTCCAAAGAAAACTGCCTCGACGGCAAGACCAAAACCGACCCCATCCAAGCCCTCTACGTCTGCGTCCCCCCCGacaactccaccaccaccttgtccctcacctccaacatctcccccaactccaacccctACGCTAACTCCGACGacggctcctcctcccattaCTCTTTTCTCAGATCACTCTTTTCCGGTTTTGgtagcaacaacaacaagctccaCCCCCgcggcttcaacaacaaaaagagaCAAGCCCCCATCGCCGGCgcaggcggcggcagctccTGCAGCCTGACCGACACCCCGGGCAACAAGATCGAGCTGCTCTGCAGTTGCGGAGGGACTTGTCTGAATCCTGACAAGGATCATATCGGGAGGTGTGATGCTCCGTGTAACTga
- the HEM3_1 gene encoding porphobilinogen deaminase (COG:H; EggNog:ENOG503NU7D; BUSCO:EOG09262YP5): MTEEYTVKIGTRRSALALAQTDLVIAALSKAAGPSVKFEVHSMATMGDRDKTTPLPSLGKGLWTSELEAKLVNKEVDVIVHSLKDMPTSLPEGCVLGAVTQREDARDVVVFPRRQGGKYKALKDLPEGSVVGTSSVRRAAQLKRSYKGLVFRDVRGNIDTRLAKCDDENGGYDAIILAAAGLLRLGYDERIGQYLESSTEGGGLLHAVGQGALGLEIREGDEKIAELIKAAVDEDTMMAAFAERSVMRTLEGGCSVPIGVETKWVEDEGEKKLRLKVAVVSLDGKKAVDGERTEKIANLEEAEALGKGLAEKLAREGAQEILNAINKLRESAPGALKVSDA, translated from the coding sequence ATGACCGAAGAATACACCGTCAAGATCGGCACCCGCCGCTCGGCCCTCGCGCTGGCCCAGACCGACCTCGTCATCGCCGCGCTCTCAAAGGCGGCCGGTCCGTCGGTCAAGTTTGAGGTTCACTCCATGGCTACCATGGGGGACAGGGACAAGACTACCCCTTTGCCGTcgctggggaaggggttgtggaCTAGTGAATTGGAGGCGAAGCTGGTGAACAAGGAGGTGGATGTTATTGTGCACTCGCTCAAGGACATGCCGACAAGCCTGCCGGAGGGGTGTGTTCTCGGGGCGGTTACGCAGAGGGAGGATGCGagggatgtggttgtttttcCGAGGCGTCAGGGGGGGAAATATAAGGCGCTGAAGGACCTGCCTGAGgggtcggtggtggggacTAGCAgtgtgaggagggcggcgcaGCTCAAGAGGAGCTATAAGGGGTTGGTTTTTAGGGATGTGAGGGGGAACATTGATACTAGGTTGGCAAagtgtgatgatgagaatggggGGTATGATGCTATTattttggcggcggcggggttgttgaggttggggtatGATGAGAGGATTGGGCAGTATCTGGAGAGCTCgacggagggaggggggttgttgcatGCTGTGGGCCAgggggcgttggggttggagattagggagggggatgagaagATTGCCGAGTTGATCAAAGCTGCGGTGGATGAGGACACTATGATGGCGGCTTTTGCGGAGAGAAGTGTGATGAGGACGTTGGAGGGCGGGTGCTCGGTGCCGATTGGGGTTGAGACGAagtgggttgaggatgagggggagaagaagctgaggTTGAAGGTTGCGGTTGTCAGCCTGGATGGCAAAAAGGCtgtggatggggagaggacAGAGAAGATCGCGAatttggaggaggccgaggctcTTGGGAAGGGCTTGGCTGAGAAGCTGGCCAGGGAGGGTGCTCAGGAGATTCTTAATGCTATCAACAAGCTTCGTGAATCGGCGCCGGGTGCGCTCAAGGTCAGCGATGCTTAG